The following is a genomic window from Solanum lycopersicum chromosome 6, SLM_r2.1.
AAGTAAGGGTCTCAAAATTTAACACTGTAACATGAACAATTCAACATCAGTCGATAATCTCTAAATCCAATAATAACATGTAatcatgtatttttattatataacatTTATAGTTTGAAAATATCTTTATAACAATTGAGATAAATATTTGAGCGTAATTTCTCCTGTACTTTTACTATTCTgcttatttctaatttttgtttaaCTTACTAATTAgccaaaataataattaaaataaaacttggTGAAGCTTTAGAAGCTCATCCAGTGAGCGTGCCGGAGTGGTTATCGGGCATGACTAGAAATCATGTGGGCTCTGCCCGCGCAGGTTCGAATCCTGCCGCTCACGCCcctttgtattttaaaaaacatcaacacgagattttttttttgatatcttaTTCGGTGTTCGATATCTGCATTGAATCTCGACTAAGTTTGAAATCATGAAAAGTTCCACTCTAAAGATAAATTGTTTTCTAACAAAAACTTCATATGGTGTTCGATATCAACATTAAAGCTTGACTAAATTTGAAATCATGAAAAGTTTCCCTCTGAAGATAAATTGTATCCTAATAAAGACTTCGTATTCAGAGAAACTCATACATGAAACCTCTAATCAAAGatgaaaaagtatttaaaaatttatcatctACCAAATGCAAAGAATTTTAAATGTATAACgattaaatataaattctaaATCCGACAGCAAAATTGCTTACTTGGAACATAATAAGGCAACGGTAAGTTAGTTTTTTGTATGTGCTAAATAGAGTGTATctttagatatatataaattgcTTTCATTACTTTATCCGATAACATATAGTAGTAACATTCATAAGGGATTACGTTTAAAGGATACACATAtattaaattcataataaaatacGAAACAAACGTTTAAATGTTAAcagagagaaaaaatattattaaaataatctcTTTTCACTTGTTAAATCGTCTGTTTTAATGGGCTATCGATTTactcaataatatttattattaaaaaagaaaaaattaaacaaaaaatctgACTATTATTATAGAACCGTAATTATCCGTTAAACTAATagtttaataacattttttcagtttatttatttattgattctCTTTTTGCACAACCCTAACTTACAGAAAAGCTCccaatattattttctatttcaaacttgaacaattaaaaatactcaaaataTTTGCACACCGACATTCTTTAAactattaaaaacaataaaaaaattcctaaacacccattaatattcaataataataatataggatattttttaatattagtcGCATGGTAATTTTAGCAACAAAATATATCCCATatctaataataattgtaattgttaaaattagtttaatttagtTTCCTGAATTGAATTGTAGAGCTATACTGTTTTTACTGTCCTAATTTGAGTTAGTctaggattaatttaattaccTAATTTGAATTGTAggactaatttttattttcctaatTTGAGTTGGTTTAGGATTAATTTGCTTTCTTAACTTGATTTggtttattgatttttgattttcaaatatgctaaattaataagatattttttttatcgattttcaaTTTATCGAGTTTGATACTTAACAGTTCGATTtcgatttaattaataaaaatactttaaaaataaatatatgacatCTCCAATAATTTCGGTGATACGACAATGACTTtacaaaatattcataaaatagaaacaataataTCTAACATGAAAAGAACTACACAAGTGCAACACAAATACGAGATTTAGGATAGTAACGTGAATTGAAGGCTAAATGACAAAGGTAGTAACCAGAAAAGTACtaacattaatatttaatatatgtagggataaagtaataaattattatcGTCCTCGGGGCGGACCAACCCTTACCAAAGGGGTGTTAAGCGATACACTCCTTCATTaaaattacattgtatataGAAGTCAAATTGCCTGTTCTAGTCCTACTAGcctcataattatattttttattacaacATTGACACTCCTTAACGACAATTATGGGTCCGCTACTGCACATATCTatgatataaaatcatatataatataccACACAAACAAGTTTTAGGTGTTTTAGTACGATTCCATATCTGTTACTTagattttattgtattttatgcTAAATTCATCGTTAATTAATCACAAACAATCTTATTAGAGAACTGAACAGCTTCATTATCATTCAAactatgataaatattttacaaatgcagttcatcatttcataaaacataaCCAGCATCAAGTAGCTCTATTATATGTTGACATAACCTGTGGATTATGCAGATGCAGCAAGCTTAACTCTCTGTGCAACAAATGATGTAATTGTTGAACTGATAGTTGATAACTTGGAAGTGAAACTTATAGAATCAGATGAGCTACAACCGGGGATAGGCGCGGTTCCTTTGTAAGCTTTGCAAATGTAGCTTATGAATTCCCTGTAGTCCTGCAATGACGAAAATACATAGTCATCGCGTTAGAAGGATAGTACTTTTGAGGGCTAACGGTCCTCCTTTGGTCTATGTTGTTCAAACACTCAATTGCTAGTAGCACACAGAACGTCCAACGTCACAATGCTACTTTTGAAGGATCCAACAGACACATGGTGCCATTTTTTAAGATTGACCATAGAGCAACATAGCATTTGGATGGTTTAACGCGATTAGCAGACCAAGTCGTGCTCAGAGGCCATGTACTTCTAGGAAACTTTCGGTTCCCCTCCCTCTCCCGACACACGGAGGCCATTTACATTAGTCACAAATCGTACAAAACAAGACTTCCGGAAGCAGATAGATATAGAAAAGACTTATGAAGAACTGTTGAAAGCAAAAGGCAATATCAAAGCAACCACAATATATCCCACAAGGGGAGTCTGGAAACGTAGACGTTATATCTACTTTGGAAgttagagaggttgtttccgacAGGGACTCTAGCAGGTATATAATATTGCAAATTGCAAGGAATATACAGGAAGAATTAGAAACTAACAGTGTAAAGCGGTTGTCCATCAACAACAACCCATGGCACAAATTTATGCGGAGGTGTCTCAGCTGCGTGGCGTAGTTCAAGCTGCACATAAGATTTAAGCGACGTTTAATTCACACAGCATAAGATATACTACTGCTAAAAAAACATTCAATCAAAGTTCTGTTTCAATCGTAGTTCTTTACAGCAAGAAATGAGGGATACACTACGATGTGAAATCAACagcaacaacatcaacatacTCCTAGTATCTTCAGAGTTAGAGAGGTTGTTCTCGACAGACCCTAGGCTCAAGGGAAAAATAGAAACAGAAGTACAAGAAAACGAGTTTTTTCTTCAAACAGAACGGGATTAGATGTAAATCAAATCAACAGAACTAACCTCTTTGCCTCTGTCACTGCCAACACAATCAGTAACGAGTTTTTTCCTCAAATTCAGTTTTTCGAAACACGTTTCCCATTGTGTATAATTCTTATGGTAGATCAAACTTTCCACACAGTGAATAAAAGGGAAGTGTTCATTCTGCATCAAATATATCCAATAAAAATGTAACCAGACTTTATAGATATAGTCgcaaaatcaattttcaataaCTGAACTAAGTGAAAGTGAATACCGATAACTTACCAAATTTGGCCAGACATCAAGAGCACAAGCCTCTACAGTGTCCAGAAAACATTCAGCTGGACCATGCTGCAATCATTACAACAAAGAGTACATCAAAAGAAGCTTCTTCCGGGACCGTTTTGACTTACCGCCACACCTTGCTTTTCTATTACGTTCTGCCCTTACATCGTAAAAGTAAGGGTGAAGCTATAGAACTAGATACGTAAGAGAAAGAGAGGAGAGCAGAACTTTACTTCTCTGCTGAGGCATAAACAATAGCAAACAATCTCTAACTAAGTAGTTTTTGAGGTTCACCGGATTCCCTCTGGGATTATTAATTACGTATACATAAGGAATATTTAACAAAGCAGACCAGcactttttattcattaatagCCGTTACATGGGAATAAGGAAGCTTACACAACAAAGACACTTAGCATAGGAGTAGATCTCcactaaacaaagaaaaagaagaaacacaCTACTTTGCGTCTACAGACATCCCGTGAAATACCTCCGATTCCAAATCTGATTTTTGCTTTGAGTTGGGACAACCAGCTTAAGTAGTTCCGGTGATAGGGGGTAAAAGGGGCATAGACCCACGTTATAGCTCTCGTAACTCGGTCATGTTTCATACGTTTCGGATATAGCACGCCCCCCCTTTTTTTGACTATATTAAATCCACACTTTGACACCTGAGATTCCGTAACGAGTAGATACTTCCGCAGGAGCATAATCTATTTTCTGGTTAAATACATTACGAGATGTTTTTCCATACTTTCCGCATTCAGTTCTAGCTATTTCTGCACCTTCTAATCGACCTGAACATAAGTCCCTTCCCTTCTTCTTTACGCGCAACTCAACTAATTTCACGAGATACCTAACACCTCCCACCACCAACAGGTACCGGATAAGTGTGCTAGCTACCCCTTATAAAGTCAACCCACATTTGCATCATCTGACTTTTCACCTAACTATCGATACACTAATCGAAACAGAGGTTTTTTTTAACCGCgaattaatacaaaatttatgttataaaacATGATTTCTTAGATTCATGGAATCAGTTCAATCTTTATTGAAACGTTTTCTAAAACTATTTTTACCTCGTATCCTACTTTCACTCAATTCACAGGGTTCAACAAACAATCAATATATTAACAATCGAAATATGgtccaaagaaaaaaaatctctacCGAACCAGCTCACTAGGAAAACACAAGGTGGAAAAGAAATTCTCATTGAAACATTGGAAAACTTCTCAACTTTTCGTATGAGAACactattgtttattattttcaagCTGATTCAATCAAAATATCTACTGAAGCATTTTTTCAGTATGAAATAGTGATTTTTATGTACAAAAGAGATTGATGGATTACCTGGCATTTGAAGGTGTTATTGGGTAGAATTTTAGTATTTCCCCATGGAACAAGTTTAAgatcaacaaaatcaattatcCCATTTCTGAAAATCTTAGGtaaataattaacaataaaatttgAACAACCAGGACAAAGGCTTTCATAATACAAAGCTAATGAAACTTTTTTCTCACAAGAAATGGAAGAAAATTGGATGAAACATAGcaaggaaaataataaaaatgatgataaaattttttgggaaaaaaacCCCATTTTGAGATGATGGatttgggattttttttttttttacttttatatggTTAGATAAAAGCTGAAATCAATCTTAAAATTATCTCTTCACATTGATCAGTGAAAACAGtccatactattatttattattttatataataaattgttaatttttttcactttttaattaaaataatcactTAAAAACATAATGCGAACGCCGTaggaaataagaaattttaaaataatattatttgcaCACGATTTCACATGACTATTCGTAAATTtcgattatattttttcatatacttttttctATTGGAATAAAGTAATGTCATTTTATTAGCTGTCCtgtaaatgaataataattaaaaaaaatccacgtgaattatattttatttaaaagctAATCAGATCTCATCGATATCACCTATAGTCAAGTGCcactttctaaaaaaaaaagttaaagtccttatttaactcaaaaaagagcttctctttttttttctaaataaataaataaataaaaagaacgtgttttgatcaaattttaaaggaaaaaaaaagtgattttaagaaataaaataaatttatttattcatttttgaattaacacatttattaaaaaataattatagttataataaatttaacattttattcctattaattatgaatcaacttaaaattttcaaaaaaaaaattgacttttataaaataattaattaaggatataatatttttaaaaaatcattctttttttatttatcaaaattaacaaataattcgaaacaattaaaaaagaataccTTTCAAAATAAGCTAATATTAGAAGGTTAGCCAATagtcaaatttaaaacccaACTGAATCCCTTATTTTCACCTTCAACTGTGTGCAATGGgtactaaaaaaaaatcaaaatataaaataagatcaTATTAATTCAGAATCAATTTCATGGCTACTTATTAGATGTAGACAACTTATGAAAACCCACACTTTCTATATCCAAATCAAAAATCAACCAACGACTACATATAGAGTGAAATATTACGAATAAAATCTGAAGAGGATAGAATGTACGTACGCAGACCTTATTACTAACTTTTTTTCTGTTTCCGAGTTCTCATATTACCACATTTCCCATCAACAGCTGATTAGAGAGAACTAAGCACCTTCTTCATTATCATCCATCATGACAAGTATATTACAATTGCATAAACCAACTACAGTATCTCATCATTTCATAAAACGAAAAACGTGAATCTGCTGCACCAACGAGTTCTGTGGACTGTAGTATTATGCAGATGCAGTGAGCTTAGCGCGGTTCAACCATGATGTGATAGCCGAACTTACAGTTGATAACTTGGACATGGCTGTCTGCTTTAAACAGAAAGGATTAAACTTCCTTCCAATTTTAATGACGTTAATGGATGAGCTGCAACTAGGGACCGGGGTAGTTCCTTTGTACGCTTTGCAGATGAAGCTAATGAAGTCCATGTAGTCCTGCAACAACGAAATATGTTGTCAAGGGTAAAGAGTTTTTATACAGCAAACCATAATACAATCTCTCAGCCTTCACCAGGTAAGAGGGGGTAAGACGGCGTACACACCACCCTCTCaagaccccacttgtggaattacactgagtatgttgttgtaagttgtacaaaaaagaaaatttccataGCAGATAGATATTGGAAAGACTTCGAGGAACTGTTGAGATCCAAAGCCATTTCGGAGGTAGAGAGCTCTATATCAGGCCAGAAGGTTGAAGTCCGCTCCTTAAAGTGTAATGCTGGtaactttaatattattgtgaaACAGTATTCAGGGGTAATGCTGGGTGTGTGTGTGCGTCGGGTGGCAGGAAGGAGTTTTTTGTCGGCGTTGATGCAGGAAAAGAActcgaaaaaatattttgacaaacaGTGAGAAAAGGACAACAACACTAGATAATAAACAGTGCAAGTTCTGAAGTGTAGAGTAAGAAGAACTGACATCGTAAAGTGGTTGACCATCAACAACAACCCACGGCACATATTTATGTGGAGGTTGAAGGGCATTCGTCTCAGCCGCATACTGTAGTTCGAGCTGCGCATAAGATCAAGTAACATTAATTCACAGAACATAAGATGTTACTATAAGAAACAAAACATCGGACCATAAAGCtcttaataaatcaaatttgttTCCGATAACCTCGATAATAATGATTTTCAGTTGTTGGAATTAAAGCCAAACAAATGGAAGCTAGGATTAGCTTTCTGAGTAATTCTACTCAGACTCACCAATCTCAAACAGAGCATGTGAGTAACTTAAATCCTCTCCGGTCACATCATAGCAAGAAACGAGGAAAACGTTATTTGTTGACCTGCGCCACTACAAATTTCTAGATTACTTAACCACTATGTTAGCAATTTTGTCTTGAGTTTCTTAATTAACTCGACTCACTTCCCCTCTATATGTTTACTCTCATAAGTCCTCTGAGAACAAGGTTACAATTACAGTTTTGTTAACCAAGCTGCCACTTGTTTGTCAGAAACAGTGGGCCTATTTCTTGAGAACCAAAAACTAGGTGTTTCAAGTTTTTTCAGAAGTTCCTTGTTCTAGTGGAAAGGGAGAAGTTGAACGTTAACGCATCTCTGACCTGACAACGGAGGTGATTGCATTTCAACAGAATTTGATGAGTATTGTTCAAGTCATGGGATCATACGTGAAAAGACAGTTCCTGAAACCCACCATAGCACGATGGTGTAACTAAAAGGATGAATTGAGTCATAGTTGAGAAGGTGAGAAGCATGCTCACAACGGCTAAATCGCCTAAACCGCCCAAGTCATTATCAGATGAAGCAGTTTAGACTTCAGAAAACCTATTACTTGATCAACAGAACTCTATCAATTCACTTGGTTTAGATATCCCAAAAAGTTTAGATGAATGAGGTGGTGTTCTACTCCCAAGCTAAAGGTGTTCATGTGAGAACTTCTGAACATGAACTGTACGGGCAACGAATGAAGTCGGACAATAAGTAGCTCCTTACATATTCATCAGTTACACATTGTGGGATCCCGAAAAAGAAGAAAGTCATCAGAAACATAGATATACTGCTCCGAGAAAATGGTGTGGAATTGCTAATAATCGGTCAGCAATTGCCAGGGGAAAAAAGTAGTCCATAATCTTGTTACATTGCTTCTACTTCTAACCATCCTTTAGGTGGAGAAAGCACTATAGAAAGAGTAGAGAAGGTTGCTGAGAGAAAGAGAACCCTGATGCAGATGTTGAGGAAGGGAAATCAAAAGGCCAGAGAGTAAAATCATCCAAGTATGCTTCcttaagtatgtcctcattacTGATGAGAGCAGCCAAAAAGTCTTAAGAAGGTATTGGATGAAAGTCATGCAAAAAGAGATGGAATCTCTACCAAAAAAAAagtctcttttgaaattttcGAACACAACTTTATCATTTTGTTGTAACTAGTATGTGGATaacataattattatatgaCAAGGCAAGAAGTTGATCAAGTTGAAGGGAGATTTGTCCAAATCATTTGACATGAAGGACTAGGTTGGCCCCGGCACAATCAATTCTAGAGTGAAGATTGATCGAGATAGAACAACTAAAAAAGGTGTGGTTCTCACAAGCAAATACACCGAAAGTATACTTGAATGAGTTTAACATGAAGAATGTGTCTTACAACAAAGGAAGAGAAAGATAGCATGGGAAAAATCCCTTATTCCTTTGCCATCGGGAGTCTAATTACACAACAATTTGCTACAAAGATGACATTGCTCACGCAATAGGAAGTCAGGGGGTCGAAACAGAACACTGGGAACTGTAAACTGGATAGTCCATATACCAGAGAGATATCTCAAGTGACTGCCTATATTTTGAAAGATCTGATACTTTCCagctttatttctttctttattgaGAATGATTTTCCACATTGGGATCTTGGTGTTgttgtttctcttttttattcTCGCTATCACGCCCGCTTTTATTCTCGTAATATACCCTGACTAGTATTTTTATGTGCTATTTTTATCAACACATTGAAGGGTATATCCAAGAGGGGGAGAGAGAAGGTACATCCAAAAAGGTGGAACTATAACTATTACGATAATGCAGCAAGACATAACAGAGaatactttctttttattttttacaactaTCTACAAACTTAATTTCGTGAAGAACACATTCAAATTCAGTTACTTCTATATACATAGATCCATAACGCAAGCTAGTATGCTCAAGAATGTATATATCTGCAAGCTGACTAGTCGACTTGAAAAAAATCctctttttcatattcatatgttCAACATCTATTGATTAAGGATATAGCACAACAAAGGAAAAGaaagtttttttagtttttttttttaacattaggatgtgaaattataaatttaaatacatcTTTACAGCAAGGTAATTCAGAAATAATACCAACTTGCCACGAAATGctcaaaaacccaaaaaaacaaaaaccagaGAGAAATATAAAGGACATGATTTTATGATTAGCTATAAATCAAACAAGAGAACTAACCTCGTTCCCTCGCCCACTGAGGACACAATCAGTAACaagttttttcttcaaattcagTTTTTCAAAACATGTTTCCCATTGGGTATAATTCTTGTGGTAGACCAGACTTTCCACACAGTAAATGAAAGGGAAGTGTTCACTCTGCATCAAAAATCCAATAAAAATGCAACCAGAATTTAGAATAGCCTCCTTAAAGAGATATAAAAGTAACATGCTACCTATCATTTATCAAGTAACTCTCTATGTAGTGCTACACATTATCTTTTAAGGGGTTGTTTGTTTCAAGCTATCTTTTAAGGTTGTTTGTTTCAAgctatgttgctcagactctccAAAAAGTTTTTGACGGTTGCGTGTAGGGTActccaaaagtagtgcatttttggaGAATAAATGACATTTTTGGAGAGTTCGAGCAACATAGTTTCAGCACAAGTTCTGTAAGGATTAGTAATACAAATATTAGTAACGTATGGATTATTTCCTCCTATACATCAAACTGAAACGTGCTCTAGATGAAATGAGCTGTGATGTTTTTAAGCTTTTCAACTAGCAAACCACAACTTATCGAAACCATGCTCAACGACTTTAATTAGAAGCTCACCAAATCTGGCCATGCATCAATTGCACACGCCTCTACAGTATCCAAAATGCATTCATCTTTTCCATGCTGCAACCATTACAAAGAGAATTTCATAAAATCTCTAGTTTTGCCTGATGCTATgcattatacaaatatatacttacgtaacaacaacaacaacaacaacaacaaccactgtaatcccacaagtgtgATCCGGAGAGGATAGAGTCTACACAGACTTCACCCCTACCTTGGGAGTTAGAGAGGCTACTTccggtatatatatatatatatatgtatacacatatGTAAGAACCACAAAATAACGTAAACTTAACAAGCCAAACTATACCCCGGATACAGATTTAGTCCTTCTCAAATCTCAATGGGTTCAACTCCACTCACTCTTTATTTGTTCAACCATTATAGTTCATACATAcacaaaaatattacataatgtATGAACATCATACTCTAAACTCAGCATAGTTTACttgattcaaattttaacttaaagTTGTGTTTGGACATgcattttactttgaaaaaatttgaactttcaTGAGTGGAAGTCCCAGAAATCCAAAACGTCCTCTAAGCCCATTATTGCTAAACTGTCAAACATATAgttaaaatgtaaattttttctGAAATCAACCCCTTTAACATCTATGGTCAAACGCTAGCTAAATTTTAGATCCAAATCTAGTGATTTGATGAATATGTACAAATTAAATCCATAAgcttcaaatttcaaataaaaatgggAATCTTGTATTACCTGGCATTTGAAGGTATTGTCTGGTTGAAGCTTAGTATTTCCCCATGGAACAAGcttaaaatcaacaatatcaatcATCCCATTCTTGAAAATCTTAGGTAAGTAATTAACAATGAAATTGGAACAGTAAGGACAGAGACTTTCATAATACAAAGTCAAAGAAACTTTTTTCTCAcaagaaattgaagaaaattggGTGAAACATAGCAAGCAAACAAGGAAATATGAGATTAcatttttttggaaagaaatttccattttttggaaaaaaatcaaCTAGTATTTTATGGGGTTTGAGGTTTCTACAAGATTGAATTTTGGGGAttaagtacaaaaaataatattcttggTTCTTGAAATTTCAGGGCAGAATGAGAAACACGTGGAACGAAAAGAGAGGAGACACAAGGAGACTGGTGAATGATGAGGAAACATGACTGACTTCAAGAACCCAAACATAGGCCGCGCCTATTGTTACAGTGTTTCACCCTTAATTCTGATTATATGAAAGAAAGATTTATTGGAGAAAGTTATTATCGAATGAGTCTTGCAAAGCGTGATTCAAATTTAGTCATAGCTCGATATAGACTCTGGACacttgagaaacaaagaaaatgaattcTAAGGGAAGGAATATATAACACTTTGTTCAGATGATTTTTTACGTattgtttcataatatattataggaaaaattgtatataatagcaaactaataacctaaaataaatggaatagctagcgttcgatttaattgtgctctttagcaaacgttagctaaaatttgccaacGTCTCTCTCCCataaatctcgctcgcctctttcgctttatacaaagaagtgtataattctgtttttgttttgtataaagcgagagaaaattgtatatacacatgcaaaaatatatatatcttcgtgttatacacttaattatacaatttacaaacattttacttcaaatattgcaaagaaaaaggccaacgaattatataattgtgaattatacaattgcagtgaaatacaattttctctagctatatacaacagaagtgtatatattgtgtttctgtttttgtataaagcgagagaaaatcatatatcttcttgctatacataattatgcaatatacatacattttaattcgattcaactgtatgcaaagcaaattttataaaaacattgcagcgaaataggcagcgaattatacaaatgtgcattatacaatcgtagtgaaataggatagcgaattatacgattgcagcgaaataggccagcaaattatacaattttagccagcgaattatacaattgtatatgtatagcgaattatacagttttatgtttgctatggagcgcaattatgcaaactttgctataacatacaaatatgaattttttgtttgctatctATGAAAGTTGCCcattatatattatcttatagttattatattattttactgaATATAGTGTTTTGATAGATTGTATCATTCTTTGTCGTTATACAATCACATATCTATAATTTGAATGAtagatttataagaaaaataggccatgagataaattattataaaaaggtAAGGtcaaaaaatgaaacatatataaataataaataaagataaaatgatccaatatatataattattaaataataaataaaaataaaagatataacaAAAAAGATAAAGTGGGAAGAGTATTAAGATAATGATGTAATGACATTGTATGTGCCTAAAGTTACAATTATGAAATATAGCaaacaagaaaggaaaatagCAAATATACAATCATATTTGTTAATTTCTTAAAACATGACTAATTAATGCTAATTTGATAAGTATGTTATTAGTTGGTAATAGTAtaggaaacttacataaatatattataataaaaaaaatatttatcatttacagtaataatatttattttttatttgatcacttttaattcatttataatacaaatttaatacaCATTACAAAGAAcattttattattcacataaaatacaagttttaatgatagATAATACATTTAAGACACATTCTAATACACTTTTAATACAATGTGTCAAAttcttaccaaacaaacataatatatttcaaaaacaattataattcatatatattgcatacataattcacttttaattcatattgcaGATTTAACATAGTATTACTATAAATGATCATAAATAcaaagtatcgctaaaatcaataattatttatgaagaATTGACACAAACTTAAAACTATTGAAAAAATCTTTTTGGCCAGAAAATTTTGGCCATAATTTGGAGGAAACCGCTCTTGGATCTTTATATTCCTCTATCATATTTCCAAcatattaataacaattaattgcatcaattattgaaaattttatagtGAATTATGTACTATAGAATCCCTatgtcaattatatatatattattaacatGAATTTTAATTGTCTCCTTCTGTAAAAAATTCTgtattaaatgaataattttttgaacatgTATATCCTGATGGGAAAATCC
Proteins encoded in this region:
- the LOC101246059 gene encoding gamma-interferon-responsive lysosomal thiol protein — translated: MGFFSQKILSSFLLFSLLCFIQFSSISCEKKVSLALYYESLCPGCSNFIVNYLPKIFRNGIIDFVDLKLVPWGNTKILPNNTFKCQHGPAECFLDTVEACALDVWPNLNEHFPFIHCVESLIYHKNYTQWETCFEKLNLRKKLVTDCVGSDRGKELELRHAAETPPHKFVPWVVVDGQPLYTDYREFISYICKAYKGTAPIPGCSSSDSISFTSKLSTISSTITSFVAQRVKLAASA
- the LOC101245763 gene encoding gamma-interferon-responsive lysosomal thiol protein; this translates as MEISFQKNVISYFLVCLLCFTQFSSISCEKKVSLTLYYESLCPYCSNFIVNYLPKIFKNGMIDIVDFKLVPWGNTKLQPDNTFKCQHGKDECILDTVEACAIDAWPDLSEHFPFIYCVESLVYHKNYTQWETCFEKLNLKKKLVTDCVLSGRGNELELQYAAETNALQPPHKYVPWVVVDGQPLYDDYMDFISFICKAYKGTTPVPSCSSSINVIKIGRKFNPFCLKQTAMSKLSTVSSAITSWLNRAKLTASA